One stretch of Bosea vaviloviae DNA includes these proteins:
- a CDS encoding GMC family oxidoreductase, translating to MEIKTFDYIVVGAGSAGCVLAARLSEAGRHSVLLVEAGGADTNPLIHIPMGYPRLFADTAINWAYESEPEPGLQGRTLFQPRGKVLGGTSSINGMVYIRGQREDYDAWAEQGCVGWDWQSVLPYFRKAEDQVRGADDTHGVGGPLPVTEPAYVWPIAKTFLEACRQSGLSANADFNGPSQEGYGLYQSTIRRGRRMSAAASYLAPARHRHNLKIRTRALVTRVVVEDRRARGIEYRLGAELRRANALREVILAGGAFNSPQLLLLSGIGPAGEIRSHNLPVVCDCPDVGRNLQDHFQTSLIYRCGQGRTLNDFARSPIRQGIALARYLTTGGGPLAANGLATAAFVRSRPDLTRPDLNLYINPGSAAKRGRDGVAPDAFSGFTMSPVHMTPKARGSVRLRSAEPHDAPSISFGFLQHEDDIAALVSGMRWIRRLAAQPCWAPWRIEEVAPGPHIEGDQDLVSDLRGRAFSNMHAAGTCRMGADSGSVVDLALRVRGIEALRVVDASVMPRLINGNTNAPTIMIAEKAADMIRNSV from the coding sequence GTGGAGATCAAAACCTTCGACTACATCGTCGTGGGCGCCGGGTCGGCGGGCTGCGTGCTCGCCGCCCGCCTTTCGGAGGCCGGGCGTCACAGCGTGCTGCTCGTGGAGGCCGGCGGCGCCGACACCAATCCTCTTATCCACATTCCCATGGGCTATCCGCGCCTCTTCGCGGACACTGCGATCAACTGGGCCTATGAGAGCGAGCCGGAGCCCGGACTTCAAGGCCGCACGCTCTTCCAGCCGCGCGGCAAGGTGCTCGGCGGCACGAGCTCGATCAACGGCATGGTCTATATCCGCGGTCAGCGGGAAGATTACGACGCGTGGGCGGAACAGGGCTGCGTCGGATGGGATTGGCAATCCGTGCTGCCGTATTTCCGCAAGGCGGAGGACCAGGTTCGCGGCGCCGACGATACGCATGGTGTTGGCGGGCCTCTCCCGGTCACGGAGCCGGCCTATGTCTGGCCCATCGCCAAGACCTTCCTCGAGGCCTGCCGGCAGTCAGGACTATCAGCCAACGCGGACTTCAATGGCCCGAGCCAGGAAGGCTACGGGCTCTATCAGTCGACGATCCGCCGCGGGCGGCGGATGAGCGCGGCGGCAAGCTACCTCGCGCCGGCGCGCCATCGGCACAACCTGAAGATTCGCACCAGAGCCCTCGTCACGCGTGTCGTGGTCGAGGATCGGCGCGCGCGCGGCATCGAATATCGTCTCGGGGCTGAACTGCGCCGGGCAAATGCGCTGCGCGAGGTGATCCTTGCGGGCGGCGCCTTCAACTCGCCTCAGCTCCTGCTGCTGTCCGGCATCGGCCCGGCGGGCGAGATCAGATCCCACAACCTGCCGGTCGTCTGCGATTGTCCAGACGTCGGGCGAAACCTCCAGGACCATTTCCAGACATCGTTGATCTACCGCTGCGGCCAGGGGCGGACCCTGAACGACTTTGCCCGAAGCCCGATACGGCAGGGAATCGCCCTCGCACGCTATCTGACGACCGGCGGCGGACCGCTCGCCGCCAACGGTCTGGCAACGGCCGCCTTCGTCCGGAGCAGGCCGGACCTGACGCGCCCGGATCTCAACCTCTACATCAATCCCGGCAGTGCAGCTAAGCGGGGGCGGGATGGTGTTGCGCCCGATGCTTTTTCCGGCTTCACCATGAGTCCCGTCCACATGACGCCGAAAGCACGCGGAAGCGTGCGCCTTCGCAGCGCCGAGCCGCATGACGCCCCCAGCATCAGCTTCGGCTTCCTGCAGCACGAGGACGATATCGCGGCATTGGTCTCGGGCATGCGCTGGATCCGGCGTCTGGCCGCCCAACCCTGCTGGGCACCTTGGCGGATCGAGGAGGTGGCGCCGGGACCACATATCGAAGGCGACCAGGATCTCGTCTCCGATCTCCGCGGGCGCGCCTTCTCGAACATGCATGCCGCCGGCACCTGCCGAATGGGGGCAGACTCGGGCTCCGTCGTCGATCTCGCGCTTCGCGTTCGAGGGATTGAGGCGCTGCGTGTTGTCGACGCATCGGTCATGCCGCGCCTCATCAACGGCAACACCAATGCGCCGACGATCATGATCGCCGAGAAGGCCGCGGACATGATCCGCAACAGCGTCTGA
- a CDS encoding carbohydrate ABC transporter permease, whose amino-acid sequence MPDIVAHPRAGSLLKLAVPYIILAVLAAWALFPLAWMIFSSLKSYAALYRFPPSFSLDDLGFHNYRDVITSTPFLSFLKSSAIVALASTILGTTIAAMAAYVLARRLVRGSGALTKLLLIAYIFPPILVAIPLFLVVNLVGLANTQAGLVLVHIAYTFPFSTWMLISFFRRVPVELEEAARIDGASNLTMFFRITLPLVAPGLVTVAVFAFISSWNEFLLSLIILGAGDQRTLSVGLYSLVGGEFAQWGTAMAATTLAIIPTLLLFLAVQNRMAAGLTAGAVKG is encoded by the coding sequence ATGCCTGACATCGTTGCCCACCCCCGCGCCGGCTCATTGTTGAAGCTGGCCGTGCCCTACATTATTCTCGCAGTGCTCGCCGCCTGGGCGCTGTTCCCGCTCGCCTGGATGATCTTCTCGTCCCTGAAGAGCTATGCGGCGCTCTACCGCTTTCCGCCAAGTTTCTCGCTCGACGATCTCGGCTTTCACAACTATCGCGACGTCATCACCTCCACGCCGTTCCTCAGCTTTCTCAAGAGCAGCGCCATCGTCGCGCTGGCCAGCACGATCCTCGGCACGACGATCGCCGCCATGGCGGCCTATGTGCTGGCGCGCCGGCTGGTCCGAGGTTCGGGTGCGCTGACCAAGCTGCTGCTCATCGCCTACATCTTTCCGCCCATTCTGGTGGCGATCCCGCTCTTCCTGGTCGTCAATCTCGTCGGGCTGGCGAACACGCAGGCCGGGCTCGTGCTCGTGCACATCGCCTACACCTTCCCGTTCTCGACCTGGATGCTGATTTCCTTCTTTCGGCGCGTGCCCGTCGAACTCGAGGAGGCGGCGCGGATCGACGGCGCCAGCAACCTGACGATGTTCTTCCGTATCACCCTGCCGCTCGTCGCACCGGGTCTCGTGACCGTGGCGGTGTTCGCCTTCATCTCGTCGTGGAACGAGTTCCTGCTGTCGCTGATCATCCTGGGCGCCGGCGACCAGCGTACGCTCTCGGTCGGCCTCTACAGCCTCGTCGGCGGCGAATTCGCCCAATGGGGAACCGCGATGGCGGCGACGACGCTCGCGATCATTCCCACGCTTCTCCTGTTCCTCGCGGTGCAGAACCGCATGGCAGCCGGTCTGACGGCTGGGGCCGTGAAAGGCTGA
- a CDS encoding Gfo/Idh/MocA family protein encodes MRIAIIGCGMIGRIHADRLAALGHEIVAASDPDLERARTVAAGGAAYQGHRDLLRAGGIHVACICSPTPHHHGAVMDCAAAGVHVFLEKPMAVTLDEGREMAAAMEAAGLALGFGFKMRFETVFATARRLIAEGLIGRPRYATFSFYQPTPPGERIWYADIGVLRDMLVHMIDLAGWVLDADPCAVRARTDREIGRAGEDKAFIDINFGERVEARIQGGYLADYPDVAGREDVVFQIVGERGYVLGKRSDLLLTVTADGSRTHALAPVDAFAAELKAFTEALAARESPPVTGRDGLRAQAVIDAAERSAAADGAEARVPQWQ; translated from the coding sequence TTGCGGATCGCGATCATCGGATGCGGCATGATCGGGCGCATCCACGCCGATCGCCTGGCCGCACTCGGCCATGAGATCGTCGCGGCGAGCGATCCGGATCTCGAACGCGCGCGTACCGTGGCGGCGGGCGGGGCGGCATATCAGGGTCATCGCGATCTGCTGCGCGCGGGCGGTATCCATGTCGCCTGCATCTGCAGCCCCACCCCGCATCACCACGGCGCGGTCATGGATTGCGCGGCGGCGGGCGTGCACGTCTTCCTGGAGAAGCCGATGGCGGTGACCCTCGACGAGGGCCGCGAGATGGCCGCCGCCATGGAGGCTGCGGGCCTCGCGCTCGGTTTCGGCTTCAAGATGCGTTTCGAGACGGTTTTTGCTACGGCGCGCCGGCTGATCGCCGAAGGCCTGATCGGGCGGCCGCGCTACGCCACGTTCTCGTTCTACCAGCCCACGCCACCAGGCGAGCGGATCTGGTACGCCGACATCGGCGTGCTCAGGGACATGCTCGTGCACATGATCGATCTCGCAGGCTGGGTGCTGGATGCCGACCCCTGCGCCGTGCGCGCCCGGACCGATCGCGAGATCGGTCGCGCCGGCGAAGACAAGGCCTTCATCGACATCAATTTCGGCGAGCGCGTCGAGGCCCGCATCCAGGGTGGTTATCTCGCTGACTATCCCGACGTGGCGGGTCGAGAGGACGTCGTATTCCAGATCGTCGGCGAGCGCGGATATGTTCTCGGCAAGCGCTCCGATCTCCTCCTCACCGTCACAGCCGATGGCTCACGGACACACGCACTTGCACCGGTCGATGCTTTTGCGGCGGAACTGAAGGCCTTCACGGAAGCCCTTGCGGCACGCGAATCGCCCCCCGTGACGGGCCGCGACGGGCTGCGTGCCCAGGCCGTGATCGATGCCGCAGAGCGTTCGGCCGCGGCCGACGGCGCCGAGGCGCGCGTCCCCCAATGGCAATGA
- a CDS encoding ABC transporter substrate-binding protein, translated as MRLQVSRRALLKGGAAAATLFAAPAVRAQGERKVVFWHSYTQKIRSDFMRGVADRFQAANPGIKVEIEVMSWAAFGQRWPAARAANALPDVAITLGRNAIPMSIAGALHSTEPVLKALGGPEAFIPGLIEKSCKFNDAYVSLPHYVHSFINVYRKDRLAAAGLPVPVTWEDNLKAALAMTKPPEYYGNILKLAKDDYAGAEFLWCMTQSAGGHFYDAKGQVLFDSEPVRQAAEWLAEIGRKTSGPGIANLRLADTFSLVNSGKQSMCNDSAAIIGVAAQDAPDVARNLDATLMPSKVTPGYQTNLIAAVLPKGRNSEDAQKFLAYLFAEESYMPFLTTIPLFMFPAYRKADMKRFTDNPVIAAYPNVVKSTLDSVERGVMAGMDFGLNPFAAPVLTSGLIEDMLQRIILNDRPVRQEVAATAEKMDRLLQSIRSRL; from the coding sequence ATGCGTCTTCAGGTTTCGCGACGGGCCTTGCTCAAGGGAGGTGCGGCCGCGGCCACCCTGTTCGCCGCTCCGGCGGTTCGCGCGCAGGGCGAGCGCAAGGTCGTCTTCTGGCACAGCTACACACAGAAGATTCGCTCCGACTTCATGCGCGGCGTCGCGGACCGCTTCCAGGCGGCCAATCCCGGCATCAAGGTCGAGATCGAGGTCATGTCATGGGCCGCCTTCGGGCAGCGCTGGCCGGCAGCGCGCGCCGCCAACGCCCTGCCCGACGTCGCCATCACGCTCGGACGCAATGCCATCCCGATGTCGATCGCTGGCGCGCTCCACTCAACGGAGCCGGTGCTGAAGGCGCTTGGCGGACCCGAGGCCTTCATTCCCGGCCTGATTGAGAAGTCGTGCAAATTCAACGACGCCTATGTCAGCCTGCCGCACTACGTACACAGCTTCATCAACGTCTACCGGAAGGACCGCCTCGCAGCCGCCGGCCTACCCGTCCCGGTGACCTGGGAGGATAATCTCAAGGCCGCGCTCGCGATGACGAAGCCGCCAGAGTATTACGGGAACATTCTGAAGCTCGCGAAGGACGACTATGCGGGCGCCGAGTTCCTGTGGTGCATGACCCAGTCGGCTGGCGGCCACTTCTACGATGCCAAGGGTCAGGTCCTGTTCGACAGCGAACCCGTTCGCCAGGCGGCCGAATGGCTCGCCGAGATCGGTCGCAAGACGAGCGGCCCCGGCATCGCCAATCTTCGCCTCGCCGACACGTTCAGCCTGGTGAACAGCGGCAAGCAGTCCATGTGCAACGATAGCGCCGCGATCATCGGTGTCGCGGCTCAGGACGCGCCGGACGTCGCCAGGAACCTCGACGCGACGCTGATGCCGAGCAAGGTGACCCCGGGCTATCAGACGAACCTGATCGCCGCGGTGCTGCCCAAGGGCAGGAACAGCGAGGACGCGCAGAAATTCCTCGCTTATCTCTTCGCCGAGGAGAGCTATATGCCCTTCCTCACGACGATCCCGCTCTTCATGTTCCCGGCCTATCGCAAGGCGGACATGAAGCGTTTCACCGACAATCCGGTGATCGCCGCCTATCCGAATGTGGTGAAGTCAACGCTCGACAGCGTCGAGCGCGGCGTCATGGCCGGCATGGATTTCGGCCTGAATCCGTTTGCGGCGCCGGTGCTGACCAGCGGTCTCATCGAGGACATGCTGCAGCGGATCATCCTCAACGACCGGCCGGTCAGGCAGGAAGTCGCCGCGACAGCGGAGAAGATGGACCGGCTGCTGCAATCGATCCGCTCCCGCCTCTGA
- a CDS encoding carbohydrate ABC transporter permease, which translates to MTTRLFAAFDRHFQLLFILPGLLCLVGIVAYPVVWNLVAAFTNANLIYEGWRFTGLENFRLVLADAEFVTSTFRTLVWTFVSVALQLLVGLVAALCLEKVTAGRSLLRMALIVPWAFPAIIMAFAWRYMLDASYGVANYFMMVLGLIGMPHAWLGETETAMVALIAMNVWFGFPFMMVAMIAGLQTIPKELYEAARMDGASPWQEFLYVTLPGLKGIVATLATLRTIWVFNNFEFPYLTTGGGPIDATTTLPIYAFKTGWTQYELGRMAAVSVLMLAILTVTTVLYLRLLREEDDA; encoded by the coding sequence ATGACGACGCGCCTTTTTGCGGCGTTCGACCGACACTTCCAGCTGCTGTTCATCCTGCCCGGCCTGCTATGCCTCGTCGGCATCGTCGCCTATCCGGTCGTCTGGAACCTCGTCGCCGCCTTTACCAATGCCAATCTGATCTATGAGGGGTGGCGGTTCACGGGGCTCGAGAATTTCCGCCTCGTTCTGGCCGACGCGGAATTCGTGACGTCGACGTTTCGCACGCTGGTCTGGACCTTCGTGTCGGTCGCGCTCCAGCTTCTCGTCGGGCTCGTCGCGGCGCTTTGCCTCGAGAAGGTCACGGCCGGGCGATCGCTCCTGCGCATGGCGTTGATCGTGCCCTGGGCCTTTCCGGCGATCATCATGGCGTTCGCCTGGCGCTACATGCTCGATGCGAGCTACGGCGTCGCCAATTATTTCATGATGGTCCTCGGGCTGATCGGCATGCCGCACGCCTGGCTTGGCGAGACCGAGACGGCGATGGTGGCGTTGATCGCCATGAATGTCTGGTTCGGTTTCCCCTTCATGATGGTCGCCATGATCGCGGGCCTGCAGACCATTCCGAAGGAGCTGTACGAGGCCGCTCGTATGGACGGCGCTTCTCCCTGGCAGGAGTTCCTGTACGTGACGCTGCCGGGGCTGAAGGGCATCGTCGCCACGCTCGCGACGCTGCGTACGATCTGGGTCTTCAACAATTTCGAGTTCCCGTATTTGACGACGGGCGGTGGTCCCATCGATGCCACGACGACCTTGCCGATCTACGCGTTCAAAACCGGCTGGACGCAATACGAACTCGGCCGGATGGCGGCCGTTTCCGTGCTGATGCTGGCCATCCTCACCGTCACGACCGTGCTTTACCTGCGGCTGCTCAGGGAGGAGGACGATGCCTGA
- a CDS encoding sugar phosphate isomerase/epimerase family protein, whose translation MRILMHSMACPDRDPEGALALAEELGLDGVELICQAGYRCALPPEATFADARRLAAQAAAVGTKILTLTPYAKGMNAVDADARQQAVAELSHVIALAAELGCEVVRIFAGAQVPLEDVEAALARMVGPCRQLGDVAARQGITLCLENHMDTMALSAGLTMRALRAIDHPAYGILYDQANLDVMEAEAFPDGYALQGPIRHVHVKDFRFDEAGERHAVAVGDGLVPWPGIIGALVRDSYRGSLSLEYERRWFPDQLPPAEEGLARSRDALRAMLKAATA comes from the coding sequence ATGCGCATCCTGATGCATTCCATGGCATGTCCGGACCGTGATCCGGAGGGCGCGCTGGCACTCGCCGAAGAGCTCGGCCTCGACGGCGTCGAGCTGATCTGCCAGGCCGGCTATCGCTGTGCCTTGCCGCCCGAGGCCACATTCGCCGATGCGCGCCGGCTGGCCGCGCAAGCTGCAGCCGTCGGCACGAAAATCCTGACGCTGACACCTTATGCCAAGGGCATGAACGCGGTCGACGCCGACGCGCGGCAGCAAGCCGTCGCGGAACTGAGCCATGTGATCGCGCTTGCCGCCGAGCTCGGCTGCGAGGTCGTGCGCATCTTCGCCGGCGCGCAAGTGCCGCTGGAGGATGTCGAAGCGGCTCTTGCGCGGATGGTAGGGCCGTGCCGGCAGCTCGGCGATGTTGCGGCGCGGCAGGGCATCACGCTCTGCCTGGAAAATCACATGGACACGATGGCGCTTTCGGCGGGCCTGACGATGCGGGCCCTGCGGGCGATCGACCATCCGGCCTACGGCATCCTCTACGACCAGGCTAATCTCGACGTCATGGAGGCCGAAGCCTTTCCGGACGGATATGCCTTGCAGGGGCCGATACGCCATGTGCACGTCAAGGATTTTCGATTTGACGAGGCCGGCGAACGCCACGCCGTAGCGGTGGGCGACGGCCTCGTGCCCTGGCCCGGCATCATCGGCGCCCTGGTGCGCGACAGTTATCGAGGCAGCCTCAGCCTCGAATACGAGCGGCGATGGTTTCCTGACCAGCTTCCACCGGCCGAGGAGGGGCTGGCGCGCTCGCGCGACGCTCTGCGGGCGATGCTGAAGGCCGCAACGGCATGA
- a CDS encoding IclR family transcriptional regulator yields MAGSLLERTFNLLALLSAARSGLPLQQLADELEVPKSAVHRLLSELGRLGLTRQEPVTGHYLLTTKLLSLGFSYLAASGVVDVAQPVLDQLARESSELVRLAVVDGNTMTWVAKAQGARSGMRYDPEMGGHPTLFCTATGQAWLATLDDRQAMAIAIASGLEHAAQYGPNAPRTVAVLQRRLNKTRADGYAMVVESAAVGASAMACAIMSSASGQAIGTVSIAGPSFRLTETRMRQLSQSLVGAARELSQTSIGSDFFSPLARAATA; encoded by the coding sequence ATGGCCGGCAGTCTTCTGGAACGCACCTTCAACCTGCTCGCACTGCTGAGTGCGGCGCGCAGCGGCCTGCCGCTGCAGCAATTGGCGGATGAACTTGAAGTCCCGAAAAGCGCGGTGCATCGCCTGCTTTCCGAGCTCGGCCGACTCGGCCTGACGCGGCAGGAGCCCGTGACCGGTCACTACCTGCTGACCACCAAGCTGCTCTCGCTCGGTTTCTCCTATTTGGCGGCGAGCGGCGTCGTGGATGTCGCGCAGCCCGTGCTCGACCAGTTGGCGCGGGAAAGCAGCGAGCTCGTGCGCCTGGCTGTCGTGGACGGCAACACCATGACCTGGGTTGCGAAGGCGCAGGGCGCGCGATCCGGCATGCGCTACGATCCTGAGATGGGCGGGCATCCGACCCTGTTCTGCACGGCGACGGGGCAGGCCTGGCTCGCGACGCTCGATGATCGGCAGGCGATGGCTATCGCGATTGCATCGGGGCTGGAGCATGCGGCGCAATACGGTCCCAACGCACCGCGCACCGTGGCCGTTCTGCAGCGGCGGCTGAACAAGACCAGGGCCGATGGCTACGCGATGGTGGTGGAAAGCGCCGCGGTCGGCGCTTCGGCGATGGCCTGCGCGATCATGTCGTCGGCCAGCGGACAGGCGATCGGCACGGTCAGCATCGCGGGCCCGAGCTTCCGCCTGACCGAAACGCGCATGCGCCAGCTGTCTCAGAGCCTTGTGGGTGCGGCGCGAGAGCTTTCGCAGACCAGCATCGGCTCCGACTTCTTCTCTCCGTTGGCCCGCGCGGCCACTGCCTGA
- a CDS encoding dihydrodipicolinate synthase family protein: MVASRLARPFSGLISAPFMPMLPDGAIDWASLRRYTDWIVSQKPDAVAVNMDAAEGPALTAEERVEVMRVCAEVNAGRVPLLSGLIGGSTEAMIAHGRDLLAAGAEGFCVFPPMPVFIGSPIPAEMIRRFHGDIAQALRVPLIAFQFPRGWGPDYSGDMLTALASIDEVIAIKESSFDANQTIQAVESISRLERPIGILTGSDTFIYEAMLMGCGGALIGFAGTAVAELVDMQRAHRAGDTAKGFAIWSRLAPLARYCWRPPIRDFRPRMKELLVMQGVIDHAAVRRPQLGISSEEREVIARLGREAGLIP, from the coding sequence ATGGTCGCCTCCCGCCTCGCGCGCCCGTTCAGCGGCCTGATTTCGGCGCCGTTCATGCCGATGCTTCCGGACGGCGCGATCGATTGGGCCTCGCTACGCCGCTATACCGACTGGATCGTCTCGCAGAAGCCCGATGCGGTCGCAGTCAATATGGATGCGGCCGAAGGACCCGCTCTGACCGCCGAAGAGCGCGTCGAGGTGATGCGCGTCTGCGCCGAGGTCAATGCCGGCCGTGTGCCGCTGCTGAGCGGGCTGATCGGAGGCTCGACGGAGGCGATGATCGCCCATGGCCGCGACCTGCTGGCGGCCGGCGCCGAAGGCTTCTGCGTCTTCCCGCCCATGCCGGTCTTCATCGGCTCGCCGATCCCGGCGGAGATGATCCGCCGCTTCCATGGCGACATCGCGCAGGCGCTCAGAGTGCCGCTGATCGCATTCCAGTTCCCGCGTGGATGGGGTCCGGACTATTCCGGCGACATGCTCACGGCGCTCGCCAGCATCGATGAGGTCATCGCGATCAAGGAATCGTCGTTCGACGCCAATCAGACGATCCAGGCCGTGGAAAGTATTTCGCGCCTGGAACGACCGATCGGCATTCTCACGGGCAGCGATACGTTCATCTATGAGGCGATGTTGATGGGCTGTGGCGGCGCGCTGATCGGTTTTGCCGGTACGGCAGTCGCCGAGCTGGTCGACATGCAGCGCGCCCATCGCGCCGGCGACACCGCGAAGGGCTTTGCGATCTGGTCGCGGCTGGCGCCGCTCGCCCGTTATTGCTGGCGCCCACCGATCCGCGACTTCCGACCACGCATGAAGGAGCTCCTGGTGATGCAGGGCGTGATCGATCACGCGGCGGTGCGCAGGCCGCAGCTCGGCATTTCAAGCGAGGAGCGCGAAGTCATCGCGCGCCTCGGGCGCGAGGCTGGCCTCATTCCATGA
- a CDS encoding hydroxyacid dehydrogenase has protein sequence MTPATGPGLALFYDRVRAPDMMGDAQRNGLAAFRLLTAEPAAAPGDLPDSVLAEIELVIAGWGCPPLDEPLLDRMPKLRFVAHTGSAVKPIVSPCFWSRGIRISSAAAANARPVAEYALAAILWANKQVLATREFYRDKGRPHRYPWTAPDTPGNYGPTVGILGASRTGRELLRLLSPFDMTVLLADPYANAEEFSDANIRLVDRDELAALSDVISLHAPLTDETRGIVDAAFLAHMKQGATLVNTARGGLVDQQALIAALRDGRISAILDVTEPEPLPPDSPLLSLPNAFVTPHVAGAAGYETRRLADLAISEVLRFHRGEPLLHEVSQRHAEQFG, from the coding sequence ATGACGCCGGCGACAGGGCCCGGGCTAGCGCTCTTCTACGACCGGGTGCGTGCGCCAGACATGATGGGCGACGCACAGCGGAACGGGCTCGCAGCCTTCCGCCTCCTGACGGCGGAGCCGGCCGCCGCGCCCGGGGATCTCCCGGACTCGGTTCTGGCCGAGATCGAGCTCGTCATTGCGGGTTGGGGATGCCCGCCCCTCGACGAACCACTTCTCGACCGTATGCCGAAGCTCCGCTTCGTCGCGCATACGGGGTCGGCCGTGAAGCCGATCGTCTCGCCGTGCTTCTGGTCGCGGGGGATTCGCATATCCTCGGCAGCGGCTGCAAATGCGCGGCCGGTCGCGGAGTACGCGCTCGCAGCGATTCTCTGGGCCAACAAGCAGGTTCTGGCCACCAGGGAATTCTATCGCGATAAGGGCCGGCCGCACCGGTATCCATGGACGGCGCCCGATACGCCCGGAAACTACGGCCCAACCGTCGGCATCCTGGGAGCGTCGCGCACTGGCAGGGAGCTCCTACGTCTGCTGTCGCCCTTCGACATGACGGTGCTGCTCGCCGATCCATATGCCAATGCTGAAGAGTTCTCGGATGCCAATATACGCCTCGTCGATCGCGACGAATTGGCGGCGCTGTCGGATGTGATCAGCCTGCACGCCCCTTTGACCGACGAGACGCGCGGTATCGTCGATGCCGCGTTTCTCGCCCACATGAAGCAAGGCGCAACACTCGTAAATACGGCGCGCGGTGGCCTGGTCGACCAGCAGGCTCTCATCGCGGCCCTGCGGGATGGCCGCATATCCGCTATCCTCGACGTTACCGAGCCGGAGCCGCTGCCTCCGGATTCGCCTCTTCTGTCGCTCCCGAACGCCTTCGTGACGCCGCATGTCGCAGGTGCTGCGGGATATGAGACCCGGCGCCTTGCCGATCTTGCAATCAGCGAGGTCTTGCGCTTCCACCGGGGCGAGCCGCTCCTGCACGAAGTTTCGCAACGCCACGCTGAACAATTTGGATGA
- a CDS encoding SDR family NAD(P)-dependent oxidoreductase, which translates to MSERFDGKRILVTGGTSGIGLAVAKAFGALGAAVTVAARSKAGLDHALGVLAVDGVTAEALCFDVCDEEDVVAAIAARRFDVLVNNAGIHAPGNILEIASETFDRIMAVNVRGAFLVARTVARSMVSAGIKGVIIQTSSQLGHVGAAGRASYTASKHALEGLNKCMALDLAPHGIRCVCVSPTFTRTEMTERVSATSKEFSAQVSRMPLARLAEPEEIASVMVFVASSGAAMITGSSIMADGGWTCL; encoded by the coding sequence ATGTCCGAGCGGTTCGACGGCAAGCGCATCCTCGTTACGGGCGGCACGTCCGGTATCGGCCTGGCAGTGGCCAAGGCGTTCGGTGCGCTCGGCGCCGCGGTGACAGTGGCCGCGCGTTCCAAGGCGGGACTGGATCATGCTCTTGGTGTTCTCGCCGTCGATGGTGTGACGGCAGAAGCGCTCTGCTTCGATGTCTGCGACGAGGAGGACGTCGTCGCGGCCATTGCCGCGCGGCGGTTCGACGTTCTGGTGAACAATGCCGGCATCCATGCTCCCGGCAACATTCTCGAGATTGCCTCGGAAACCTTCGACAGGATCATGGCGGTCAATGTGCGGGGTGCTTTTCTCGTGGCCCGAACTGTCGCGCGTTCTATGGTTTCTGCCGGCATCAAGGGCGTGATCATTCAGACATCGTCGCAGCTCGGGCATGTCGGCGCCGCCGGGAGGGCCAGCTACACGGCAAGCAAGCACGCGCTCGAGGGGCTGAACAAGTGCATGGCCCTCGATCTTGCGCCGCACGGAATCCGTTGTGTCTGTGTGTCGCCGACCTTCACGCGAACCGAGATGACGGAGCGGGTGTCGGCAACGTCAAAGGAATTCTCGGCGCAGGTTTCCCGCATGCCGCTGGCTCGGCTGGCAGAGCCCGAAGAAATCGCAAGCGTGATGGTTTTCGTCGCCAGTTCCGGGGCCGCAATGATTACGGGCTCATCGATCATGGCAGATGGCGGATGGACCTGCCTCTAA